In Anaerostipes hadrus ATCC 29173 = JCM 17467, a single genomic region encodes these proteins:
- a CDS encoding glycosyltransferase family 2 protein: MEKIAVLIPCYNEEKTIKKVVEDWKKELPEATIYVYNNNSTDRTVEIAKEAGAIVRNEYQQGKGNVIRRMFREIDAQCYIMIDGDDTYPAQFGREMAEKVLEYKVDMVVGDRLSSTYFEENKRPFHNLGNSMVRAAINHLFKSNIRDIMTGYRAFSYQFVKTFPVLSRGFEIETEMSIHAVDKNMLVDNVIIEYRDRPDGSESKLNTYTDGMKVLFTIIKLFKGYRPFQFFGSMAFLLMIIAAGLFIPVFMTYLHTGLVPNFPTLIVSGFIALAALQAFFSGLILSTIVQKNRQDFEFKLQLITNKIDNEKDN, from the coding sequence ATGGAAAAAATTGCAGTATTGATTCCGTGTTACAATGAAGAAAAGACAATTAAAAAAGTAGTGGAGGATTGGAAGAAAGAACTTCCAGAGGCAACAATCTATGTATATAACAATAATTCCACAGATCGTACAGTAGAGATTGCAAAAGAAGCAGGAGCTATTGTAAGAAATGAATATCAACAGGGAAAAGGAAATGTGATCCGAAGGATGTTTCGAGAAATTGATGCGCAATGTTATATCATGATTGATGGAGATGATACATATCCTGCCCAATTTGGACGAGAAATGGCAGAAAAAGTTTTAGAATACAAGGTGGATATGGTTGTAGGGGACAGATTATCATCTACCTATTTTGAGGAAAATAAAAGACCTTTTCATAATCTTGGAAATAGCATGGTGAGAGCTGCAATTAATCATCTTTTTAAAAGTAATATCCGGGATATTATGACTGGATATAGAGCTTTTAGCTATCAGTTTGTTAAAACATTTCCAGTGTTATCCAGGGGATTTGAAATCGAAACTGAAATGAGCATTCATGCAGTAGATAAAAATATGCTGGTTGATAATGTGATCATCGAATATCGAGATAGACCAGATGGAAGCGAATCTAAATTAAATACTTATACAGATGGTATGAAGGTATTATTTACGATCATAAAACTGTTTAAAGGTTATAGACCATTTCAGTTTTTTGGAAGTATGGCATTCTTGCTTATGATTATTGCGGCAGGATTATTTATACCCGTATTTATGACATATCTTCATACAGGTCTGGTACCGAATTTCCCAACTTTGATCGTAAGTGGATTTATAGCACTTGCAGCGTTGCAGGCATTCTTTTCTGGATTGATTTTAAGTACGATTGTACAAAAAAATAGGCAAGATTTCGAATTTAAATTACAGTTGATCACAAACAAAATAGATAATGAGAAAGATAATTAA
- a CDS encoding glycosyltransferase family 2 protein: MQERSRKEKNILYIVVPCYNEEQVLAETSKRLKEKCEMLIHDGKIAKESRIVFVDDGSKDHTWNMIDEFHKMDSIFSGVKLSRNRGHQNALLAGLTMASEKADIVISMDADLQDDINAVDQMIEKYYEGCDIVYGVRSARDTDTFFKRFTAEAFYKLINKMGGELVYNHADYRLMSKRALKGLLEFDEVNIFLRGMVPMVGYQSDIVTYERAERFAGESKYPLKKMLSFAFEGITSLSVKPIKMIFNVGILICIISVLAIIYCLVRHFTNNTVSGWTSLVMSIWFLGGLQLIAIGMVGQYIGKIYLETKARPKFIIEQVLND; encoded by the coding sequence ATGCAAGAAAGATCAAGAAAAGAGAAAAATATATTATATATTGTAGTGCCTTGCTATAATGAGGAACAAGTATTAGCTGAAACATCCAAACGATTAAAGGAAAAATGTGAAATGCTGATCCATGATGGTAAAATAGCGAAAGAAAGCAGAATTGTTTTTGTGGATGATGGATCCAAAGATCATACGTGGAATATGATCGATGAATTTCATAAAATGGATTCTATATTTTCAGGAGTGAAATTATCCAGAAATCGTGGGCATCAAAATGCATTGCTGGCTGGTTTGACAATGGCATCAGAGAAAGCAGATATTGTAATATCAATGGATGCGGACCTTCAGGATGATATTAATGCAGTCGATCAGATGATCGAAAAATATTATGAAGGATGCGATATTGTATATGGTGTTCGAAGTGCCAGAGATACAGATACATTTTTTAAACGTTTTACGGCAGAAGCATTTTATAAACTGATCAATAAAATGGGCGGAGAGCTTGTTTACAATCACGCAGATTACAGACTGATGAGTAAGCGGGCATTAAAAGGATTATTAGAATTTGACGAAGTTAATATCTTTCTTAGAGGGATGGTGCCGATGGTTGGTTATCAGAGTGATATTGTCACGTATGAGAGAGCTGAGAGATTTGCAGGAGAAAGCAAATACCCATTGAAGAAAATGCTTTCTTTTGCATTTGAAGGAATTACATCGTTGAGTGTAAAACCAATCAAAATGATTTTTAATGTTGGAATTTTAATCTGTATAATTAGTGTTTTGGCAATCATTTATTGTTTAGTACGGCATTTTACAAACAACACGGTAAGTGGCTGGACTAGCCTTGTTATGTCGATATGGTTTTTAGGTGGTTTACAGCTGATCGCGATTGGGATGGTTGGACAATATATTGGAAAAATATATTTGGAGACAAAGGCCAGACCTAAATTTATTATTGAACAGGTATTAAATGACTAG